Proteins from one Esox lucius isolate fEsoLuc1 chromosome 19, fEsoLuc1.pri, whole genome shotgun sequence genomic window:
- the LOC114829513 gene encoding uncharacterized protein DDB_G0284459-like, with product MVTRQDRDRPLDSVTVTRQDRDRPLDSVTVSRQDRDRPLDSVMVTRQDRDRPLDSVTVTRQDKDRPLDTVMVTRQDRDRPLDSVMVSRQDRDRPLDSVTVTRQDRDRPLDSVTVTRQDRDRPLDSVMVTRQDKDRPLDSVMVTRQDRDRPLDSVTVTRQDRDRPLDSVMVTRQDKDRPLDSVMVTRQDKDRPLDSVMVTRQDKDRPLDSVMVTRQDRDRPLDSVTVTRQDRDRPLDSVTVTRQDNLLTTEVFSSMSRQ from the coding sequence ATGGTCACCAGGCAGGATAGAGATCGACCCCTGGACAGTGTCACGGTCACCAGGCAGGATAGAGATCGACCCCTGGACAGTGTCACGGTCAGCAGGCAGGATAGAGATCGACCCCTGGACAGTGTCATGGTCACCAGGCAGGATAGAGATCGACCCCTGGACAGTGTCACGGTCACCAGGCAGGATAAAGATCGACCCCTGGACACTGTCATGGTCACCAGGCAGGATAGAGATCGACCCCTGGACAGTGTCATGGTCAGCAGGCAGGATAGAGATCGACCCCTGGACAGTGTCACGGTCACCAGGCAGGATAGAGATCGACCCCTGGACAGTGTCACGGTCACCAGGCAGGATAGAGATCGACCCCTGGACAGTGTCATGGTCACCAGGCAGGATAAAGATCGACCCCTGGACAGTGTCATGGTCACCAGGCAGGATAGAGATCGACCCCTGGACAGTGTCACGGTCACCAGGCAGGATAGAGATCGACCCCTGGACAGTGTCATGGTCACCAGGCAGGATAAAGATCGACCCCTGGACAGTGTCATGGTCACCAGGCAGGATAAAGATCGACCCCTGGACAGTGTCATGGTCACCAGGCAGGATAAAGATCGACCCCTGGACAGTGTCATGGTCACCAGGCAGGATAGAGATCGACCCCTGGACAGTGTCACGGTCACCAGGCAGGATAGAGATCGACCCCTGGACAGTGTCACGGTCACCAGGCAGGATAACCTTTTGACAACAGAGGTTTTTTCAAGCATGTCCAGACAATGA